The DNA sequence taaaacacacTACCTGATCCCGCCCCATTACCCGTTATCGTCGGGTAGCGGGTACCCAAAACCCGGCGGGTATCGGGTCGAAATGGGAATAACCCAttacccgctacccatttTTTCCACCCCTACATTTAACCACTTATTCTcaatccaattaaaatatgcatctctctttctctctgttttaataattacactcatcttttctctcttcaactAAACAGATTAATCAATAacttctaaaatctcgtgttgGCCAAGAAATGTCATCATGGccgggatggagggaatactaCTATCAGTGAGTAGAATCCatttatcaaatataataaaatttaataggAAAATTAAAGAGgaccaaataaaaatagcaaaaagaGACAAGAAACTTAAGAAAGTACTTGAGTataatttcttcatctttatcCCATGCAAAATTGGAGCAGAAAATCTTCAACAGAATGCTGAATGCTCACCGGATTCGTTGGATGGCCAATATAGtattgtcaaatatttttaaaaaaattccgTTCAGAATgctaaatataaaatgcacAATTATTGTCGATCTTGCGGTGATTgataatattgattattgaataactaatttaaattaaagattgGAGATATAATATCTCTATGCCATAATACATGcgtatattttgatataatacATTGACTAATTTACCCTAATGCTATTTTAACGTCAAATCAATTATCCTTGTCCAAATTCTTACTCTTCTACGCATGATTATGACATCAAATtaggaaaattaattaagtatccTCAAACTTTCTCTCGTTTTGTGGATAAGtgattgaaattaattttagttattttttttaatactagtgatgtttatataatatttatttatggacataatttgtgatatatatcgagttctttttttttataacacTAGCTAAAAATCTTCCACACTTTGATAATTGgttgaatatttgatttgattagcGATATCTCCAAGAGGGAATTATATGAGTATTAATgacttaatattttaaataaaatatcaatccaattatttatttatttaatattttaatttatttcatgatatattaaaaagttatgcagttaaaattttctcattttctttacaAAAATTAGACCTCATTAACTCAATCCACTATATAtgcaacaaattaataaagtaggagtatattttaaattattctactactaatttatttcatgatatgGTGAATgctttagaaaaaaatactactactaagcATTAATTATacagatttaaaatattaaatgaatgagctaaatatatgtaattaaccaatttttttttattgaagttCGACGTaagttctaaaaaaatagtaaagtttgaaatataagaaactaaaataaaatattgaaatgcttaaaatgaaaatcataaaCTCAATTAGTACTATGATATCATATTCTTTATCGAATTTAAGTTTGTAACATGATATACTTTATTGAGTTAAGAAttctaatatttattaatataaagataaaatattaaatatattgtcCTAAAATACTGAAtagataatttaaaaacatgtgattattttttactatggTTCGATTGTACCGTTTCATAAATTAAGAATTCAAtggaattaatattttaaaggataaataattaaaatcaaaattttaaaatttgaaaaatcaatatcgtaaacttatttattatcaatatactccatctgtcccatgTTATTCGCTCTTTTTTTAGCCCGTTCATAACTATTTGCACTATTCCTATTTCAAGCTAGAATTAtcatagtatttaattaaaatattatagttaattaaatatccCTTATTGGTGTTCCCCTGTTgcactttaattattaatttaattacactgATTATTCAATTCTTAATTTACGatccaaaaggaaaaatgtgCGAATAGCAtaagatggagggagtattatatatcaaattttaagttgTTGCATAATTGAACCGAGAacttaaatattgtataaataaaagagaatataaacaatataattttataataataaatatatgaattaacagtatgtgataattttttttattaaggtTTCAGGTAACATTCCAAAcacttaaaaagaaaataaaattttgaaaagtaagtcattaaaatgaaaatcataaaattcttaaaatgaaatggtAGACTCAATTAATATCAGTATTAATATCGTATGCAACAAATTTTAAGTTGTTGCATAGGAACTCTAACATCGtagaaaaaaggagaaaatattaactttaatctttataaaaaattaagtagatGAGTTAAAAAcatgtgtttatttattttttatatcaagATTCTaagaaatattccaaaaatttggaattaaaaaattaaaattttctaaagtaaagaattaaaattaaaattatgaaattcttaaaatcaaagctgtaaactcaattagtattattacatcatatatcaaattttgatttgttgcACAATATGCAGGATTGAACTAAAAATtccaatattttatgaataaaaagataaaatattaaattctaaGTAACatatgattgttttttttatcaaggTTTGatcgacggagggagtatgtttttattattttttcgttttaaaataaattgatgaaagtgatgaaactttttttatgcttttcattcttttactactttttaaaGCACattgcaaaaatatttaagtaattaCGAAAAAAGGTGATAAATCTGTGGGACAAATATGGTCCAGCCTCTCTAACCTTCCATAAATTTCACATATAATTTCCATAATCAAAGTCATCATTGTTTAAGAAGTTGGAGTAATTAATACTCGTACATATTCAATTCTACACATGATTGATTACACAAAAGGGTAACAAGGTATttgtacaaaatataaattaattataaataaaatgttatataaattactaattagaTCCATTATGGCATTGTCATTACGtctctaaaacatttttctaaatttaaaatacaccGATATGTATATGTACGTGAGAATATATATCCATCAGCATAATTAATttgctaaaaatattatatttattatttggtaATAAGCCACTTCATCAATGAAGAGTGGATGAGATCTATcgataaattaatactattaaacgGCAAGTAATTATAGCAAATATTGCCAAACTATTTAATAATCAACTGACGAGATCCTAGAGCTACGGTATCCCCATGTGGATagtttgatttatatatagcTATTATTATGTGGAATATTAGATTAGATCCTCATTTCTTGAATAATATTCTCATTAATCCATAATTGATatcatacttttatttttaatttgtccatAAGAAGatatcatatttctttttgtgaaaaaaattatctctcacaatagtaaaaatataatattacatttttcttccccaattaacacataaaacaaaaatttctaAAGTTTCGTGTCATTATGAACGGACCGAATACAATATTATAAAGACTATAGTATCAAGCTTAACGTTAATAGAACAAAGTCGGaaaatttagatatatatatatttaggaataaaaatgaactttactcataaaaatatatacatgagaaattggttttggtttcttatttattttaatttatatttacaagaacaaaattttttctgcttcagagaaaaataataacaaaccAAACTCTCCCGTTAAAGGGGAGAACGTGTATTTATTAAGATTAATAATCCTAGAATACATGTGCATAAAGGGCAATTTGGTCATTTACTCACACATTTTACACGCAACACACGTAAACATGAGAATAAAATGATCACAAAATGTAGTGAAACAACAAACAAGCCCAGTACgaaatctctctctccacGCAATATTCTGTTTGCAAAGGAAGGAGAATTAATGGCAATGAAGGTGAATGTACTTAACTTTGAATCAAGAAAATGCCTCTCTTTCGCTCTTCCTTCCTCCGCCAGCAGCTGCAGATATCCTAAATTGTTCGTGGTTTCCGCTCTTCCTTCTCGTTCAAAGTaagttgtgattttttttttcaaatataaaacaCGGGTTAGTGTTATAgtttctactccctccgtccgagAGTAGGAATCCATTTTCGTTATTTCAGTCCGTCCACCAATAAGAGTtaacatttcacttttaccgtCCATGGAAAATAATCttgtttttcaatttagaGTAAGTTTCTTTTTACTGAGATAActgatactccctctatccaccaataaaggggagttttgacccgcacagattttaagaaatatagttGAAAGTTGGttaaaaaggttagtggaatgtgagatcaacttttatatattagttgtatataaaaatgtggGTGAGATAAAGTTAGTGGTATGTAGGGTCCATTACGAAGTACTCTCcttctgtcccattaaaaatgaaacatttgcttttcaGACCAGCTAGTGAGGCACGTGTTCAAGTCACACACTCGATGCCCCCTCACAAGATCGAGATCCTCAAATCCATAGAAGGCTGGGCTCATGACAATATCCTGGTTCACCTAAAACCTGTGGAGAAGTGTTGGCAGCCTCAGGATTTCTTGCCTGATCCTTCCTCCGATGGATTCCATGACCAGGTGAAGGaactgagagagagagttaagGAGATTCCCGCCgattattttgttgttctAGTCGGGAATATGATCACTGAGGAAGCCCTCCCGACTTACCTGGCAATGCTGAACACCATGGATGGGATGAGGGATGAGACGGGGACGGACGCAACTCCTTGGGCAATCTGGGCGAGGGCGTGGACTGCGGAGGAGAATAGACACGGAGACCTTTTGAATAAGTATCTTTACCTTTCCGGGAGAGTTGACATGAAGCAAGTGGAGAAGACTATCCAGCATCTGATCGGGTCGGGGATGGTAACTAGTACATTACTGTAACAATTTCCTTTACAAGCATCCAAAACATAACCAAACAATGATTCAAGCACGCCTACAATCTCGGACATTTTTGGCATACATATCTTGGCAACTTCATATGCTTCTTCGAGAGGGTATTTACCCTCTAATCTGCATATAAACTAACTAGGTTTAGAGATGTAACTGAACCACATTAGGTGTAGAGTAGAGCTGCTGGTGTAATTAAGCACGTGTGCATTTATGTTGGGCcc is a window from the Salvia hispanica cultivar TCC Black 2014 chromosome 1, UniMelb_Shisp_WGS_1.0, whole genome shotgun sequence genome containing:
- the LOC125186413 gene encoding stearoyl-[acyl-carrier-protein] 9-desaturase, chloroplastic-like, which translates into the protein MAMKVNVLNFESRKCLSFALPSSASSCRYPKLFVVSALPSRSKPASEARVQVTHSMPPHKIEILKSIEGWAHDNILVHLKPVEKCWQPQDFLPDPSSDGFHDQVKELRERVKEIPADYFVVLVGNMITEEALPTYLAMLNTMDGMRDETGTDATPWAIWARAWTAEENRHGDLLNKYLYLSGRVDMKQVEKTIQHLIGSGMVTSTLL